Genomic DNA from Vanrija pseudolonga chromosome 3, complete sequence:
GGGCTCGCCAGGAGATTGTGCAGACCACCCAGCAGCTCACgtacgagcgcgagcgactgGCCCAGGATATTGATACGCCTGGCAactcggccgacgagaccTACCCTCCCCTGTCCTCAGCATTCATTCATTTCAACCAGCAAATTGCCGCCCACATGGCCCAGCAGTGCCTCGCCAACAGCAAGCCCTACACCATGAACCGACGCTTCATTGAACAATCGCCCAAGAATGTCATCTGGAGCAACATGTCTCTGTCCGACTACGAAGTCAACGTCCGCACTGTCATTTCATACGCCATCACTATCGGCCTCCTCATTGCCTATGCCCCAATGACCGTCTTTGTCGGTTCCCTGTCGAGCGTGGCCACTTTGACTGAGAAGTTCAAGTGGATGGCCTGGATCGGCGGTGACGACTTTGGCAAGAAGCTGCTCCAAGGTGTCATCTGCGGTATCCTGCCTCCCGTCCTTCTTGCAGTGCTCCTCATGCTAGTGCCCATCATTCTTCGACAGCTCGCCAAGCACCAGGGCATGGTCAGCAagaccgaggtcgagctcagTCTCATGACAAGgttcttcctcttcctcgtcattGTGAGTTGGCGGCCTCGTTGGCAGCACTAACTCCACCAGAACAAATTCATCATCCTCACGCTCTCTTCTGGTCTCGTCGCATCGATCCAAGACATTGCCAACAACCCCGCATCGATCGCAACGACGCTTTCCAAACAGCTTCCCATGGCATCCACTCTTTTCATCACCATCCTGCTCACCCAGTTCACCGGCACGTTGGGTACCCTGCTCATGCCAGTGTCCGTGGCACTCTACTACGTTCGCGTCATTCTCGGCGGAGGTACCCCGCGTTCGGTCTTCAACTCGCGTTACAAGCTTCCCAGCATGCAGTGGGGTACCTCGTTCCCCAACATCACTGTCTATGGTGTTATCAGTAAGTGGAAAGCAATTACTCCCCGCTCACATCCCACAGTGTTCTCGTACATGATGATTTCACCCGTCATCAACGGCTTCGGCGCTGCCTTCTTCGCCATGAGCTTCTTCATCTACAAGTACCTGTTGCTgtacgtcgacgaccagtcgacggccgaggacACTGGTGGTCTGTTCTTCCCTAAGGCCATCACCCACTTGTTTGTCGGCCTCTACATCCAGGAGGTGTGTCTCACGGCACTCATGTTCCTGGCGCGCGGCCCACCTccggcgcgcaaggcggccGCTGTGCCCCAAGGTGCCATGATGGTTGTTCTCATTGCCATCACTGTCGCCTGCAACTATGTCCTCAACGTCGCCTATGACCCGCTCAAGACGTCGCTcccgctctcgctcgctcacaaGTCGTACGGAATGTCCAACTCGAAGGAGGGTGACACTGAGAGCGtggacacggacgacgatGACCCAAGACTGAGCACCTCGAAGCGCCCACTCAACCCTGTGCCGCCCGGACTTTCCAGCCCCGAGAAGTCTCTCGTCGACTACCCAGCCAGACCGTCTAGGAATGGAAGCACAACGACGTTTAGCTCAGGAGCCGACAAGTCGGATGTGTttgtcgacgcgtcgtcgttcaACGACGATGTCAAGTACAATCCGTACGACCACGATTGGGAGACCGGCAAGCAGTCTCTCGACGTTCCAAGACCTGCGTTCTCCCAGAATGGCTCGCGCGGGCCGTCGCGTGCCTCCTCCAAGGCTAGCCTGCCACTGGAGACGGTGCCGATCCCGCTGAAGgagaacggcgacggcgacgtcgagcttggcaTCATGGATTCCAAGGGCGACTATTACGATCCTTCCCAGCAcggtgaggaggaagaggaggaaaAGGAAGACCCGTACTTTGCGCAGCCCGGTGGGCCTGGTGTTCTCCGTGGCCTGCGTGACGACGGCCAGGACCCTGCAGCATTCTTCCACCCCGCGTCCAAGGACCCGCAGCCGATCATCTGGCTGCCAAAAGACACTCTGGGTCTGACGGtggtcgagctggaggagaACCACGCCATGGGAATCCGCAGCACGAGCAAGAACGCCAAGATGACGGAAGAGGCCAAGATCCAGGTGTACGGGCCGCAGCCAGACGAccacgaggacgacaaggtgCTGTGGGACATGGCTGTGGCGGTGTAGGTGGGGGTTGGGTAGTGTAGCTGTGGCTGAGGCCATCTTGTATATTCAACATCATCACGCGCGTCGACGGACGCACCGCGCGTGCCCGGCGCACCAACGCACCAACACACTGTTTTACGCCGACATGGCTTATATTCTGTCCCTACATGTCTTGATCTGTACCGGGATGTATCTATCACGAGCAAGCCATGGGCCGTGGAGCGAAGCGACACGGCTTAGCCAAGGGGCCATGATGGGGGGTGAGGAAGATTGCTTTTCAGGCAcgcggcagcgacagcatgacgcgcggcgcgcctcgcgccgaaACACAACTTTCCACTCGCGTCCGTCTTACCATCACT
This window encodes:
- the SPAC24H6.13 gene encoding uncharacterized protein, producing MSDNNGKGNISEPAKSATTQSFITSLVTNLVIAGVELILFLALRRLIRGVYEPRTYIPPRKEQSPPIGKNLLAPFWKIYKADPKDILRKNGVDPYVFVRFLWMLTKIMIPIWGVSWLILFPADAAGHTQGKSGLDMFTSGNILNLDRWWAHLWLAYLFNGWIMYNIWVEMKHWLQVRQDYLVSSKHSRLAQASTVLVTGIPPHLMDEEKLEQLYSYLPGGVKRIWLNRNLKDMPKIYDRRLKACKVLESAQVSLIKSAQKRHNKAQEEVTKLEKKGKPIPGKIHRAATMYADESEEGIRIGELLVPREQRPKHRIKPNWAPFGLGFLGIGQKVPLTDIEQDAIDWARQEIVQTTQQLTYERERLAQDIDTPGNSADETYPPLSSAFIHFNQQIAAHMAQQCLANSKPYTMNRRFIEQSPKNVIWSNMSLSDYEVNVRTVISYAITIGLLIAYAPMTVFVGSLSSVATLTEKFKWMAWIGGDDFGKKLLQGVICGILPPVLLAVLLMLVPIILRQLAKHQGMVSKTEVELSLMTRFFLFLVINKFIILTLSSGLVASIQDIANNPASIATTLSKQLPMASTLFITILLTQFTGTLGTLLMPVSVALYYVRVILGGGTPRSVFNSRYKLPSMQWGTSFPNITVYGVIMFSYMMISPVINGFGAAFFAMSFFIYKYLLLYVDDQSTAEDTGGLFFPKAITHLFVGLYIQEVCLTALMFLARGPPPARKAAAVPQGAMMVVLIAITVACNYVLNVAYDPLKTSLPLSLAHKSYGMSNSKEGDTESVDTDDDDPRLSTSKRPLNPVPPGLSSPEKSLVDYPARPSRNGSTTTFSSGADKSDVFVDASSFNDDVKYNPYDHDWETGKQSLDVPRPAFSQNGSRGPSRASSKASLPLETVPIPLKENGDGDVELGIMDSKGDYYDPSQHGEEEEEEKEDPYFAQPGGPGVLRGLRDDGQDPAAFFHPASKDPQPIIWLPKDTLGLTVVELEENHAMGIRSTSKNAKMTEEAKIQVYGPQPDDHEDDKVLWDMAVAV